In Methanosphaera sp. WGK6, a single genomic region encodes these proteins:
- the purQ gene encoding phosphoribosylformylglycinamidine synthase subunit PurQ — protein sequence MTDVNDVNVGIIRFPGTNCDRDIEYAVNLVGANSHYIYWNETDLSKMDVVIIPGGFSYGDYLRAGSIAGITPIINAIKTFAKENNPVLGICNGAQILGEIDLVPGVFIENENAKFICKSKQLKVNTTRTPFTKLYNKNDIIELPIAHKEGRYFTDNLEELYDDDQIVLTFEDENPNGSLDNITGVCNKEGNVVAVMPHPERAVEKLLRSEDGLKFFESFLD from the coding sequence CTAACTGTGATAGGGATATAGAATATGCAGTTAATCTTGTAGGTGCTAATTCACATTACATATATTGGAATGAAACTGATTTATCAAAAATGGATGTTGTTATAATACCAGGTGGATTTTCTTATGGGGATTATCTTAGAGCTGGATCTATAGCAGGTATTACACCTATAATTAATGCAATTAAAACATTTGCTAAGGAAAATAATCCTGTTCTTGGTATATGTAATGGTGCACAAATATTAGGTGAAATTGATTTAGTTCCAGGAGTATTTATAGAAAATGAAAATGCAAAGTTCATTTGTAAAAGTAAACAACTTAAAGTAAATACTACAAGAACTCCTTTCACAAAATTATATAATAAAAATGATATTATAGAATTACCAATAGCTCATAAAGAAGGACGATATTTTACTGATAATCTTGAAGAATTATATGATGATGATCAAATTGTTTTAACTTTTGAAGATGAAAATCCTAATGGTTCTTTAGATAATATAACTGGGGTATGTAATAAAGAAGGAAATGTTGTTGCAGTAATGCCTCATCCGGAAAGAGCTGTTGAGAAATTATTACGTTCAGAAGATGGATTAAAATTCTTTGAAAGTTTTCTTGACTAA